GATGGGGCCTTCCCACTGCTCCTACCACCTCCGGCCCCTCTTCCCTTCTCCTATGTCCCCCACTGCCAATCCCCAGAGTCCCTCTGGCTGCTCCCAGGGTCACAGAGAGACATCCTGTTCCAGGACATATTGAGCTCCCTCCCCTGTGCCCCTGTGTTTGCACAGTCACACAGGCTGTATCCTCATCCTGGACAGCTCAGTgctccccccactccccacccctgctGCCTGCAGATCCCTGCTTCACCTCTACCTTCCTGGGGAACCTCAGGGACTTGCCTGTGCTTTCAGTACCCTGCGTGCTCACACCTCGATGGCAGCGCTTATCACATGTGTTTGGTGATTGTTGATGGCTGCTCAGCACCCCACCCCAGCCTATCCCTCCAAGACAGGCACTGTGTCTTTCATCAGTGCCTGGCCAGCCTGGGGGTCACTGCCAGGCCTTTGTCCTGGCATTTATGGCATGCACAGTGCCTGGGCTCCAGGACAGGAGGCGGTGCCCCCGGGGGGAAtgctgagggaggctgaggctcccCAGCTGCGGGTACAGCCCCGGGCTTTCGTTCTTGGATGCACAGGGGCACAGCActcaggaaggaaggcaggcaggaatgtGCCTTTGGCCTTGGACTAGCTAGGGAAGCTGGAGAGAGCCCAGGAGCTGAGCTGGGGGTGTTGTGTGGGTGTGACAGGAGGGGCAGATGGGGAGCTGTCAGCTGGGGCGAAGGGCTGCTTGGGCGCCTGTGCACACAACATTTCCAGTGTTCCAGAATATGGCCTTCTCTAATCGCcatcgacattccgttccataggcACTTGGGCCGACAGCTGGCCTTCTTTTAATAGCCACATTCCAGGTGACATCCTGATCTTAGGGCATTTATGGTGAGCACATCCACAGCTTACAGCCCCTTCCTCCCCAGGTATGTCCAACCTCGCAGTCACACAGAGAGGTACACACCACCCACACTCAGTCACATGCACAGCTTAAAGCAGACACATTGGGGCATGCTTAGTCACGTGTCGCTGGGTGTTACAGTGACAGAGCATGTGCCGGGCGCATGGCCACACACATGCTCGAGCTATGCTCTGCCAGCTGCAGACCTCCTACCCTCATCAACACACACATGTACTCTTATCATGGCACAGCACAGCCAACAGCACCATGCAGAGTCAGAGTTgcatgatcacacacacacacacacacacacacacacacacacacacgtgcagacCACATGCAGGCCCTGCTCAGAGCATCTCAGAGTCACAGAGACCCCCAGGCGGACAAGGAAAAGCTGGGAGGTGCTGGGAGCAGGTGATTCCTGGAGGGCATCGCCCCTGCCCATGAGAACAAGTCTCCCTTTCCTGGCCTCTCCCTGGGCTACTGGCCCGCAACCCCCACCCCTTTATGGATTGGCAGGTACCGGGCCCAGTCACCTTCCCTGGAGTCTctgcttcctctccctggggtCTGGGGGGTGCCTTGGCTTCCAAGTCCTCCAGACCCTGATCGTAGAGGAACCGCCCATTCGCTTGCTGGGCAGCTCCCCACACAGCTGCTGCCTCCATGTGTGTCCAGCCCTGGGGGAGGTGAGAGAGTGACTGTGAGGTGAGAGGGACAGTCCGCAGCTTTGCTCCTGCCCTTACCCCACCAGGCCCTCCTCCATCCTCCCAACAGGTATTCATTGCGGGAGGCCCCTGACACCATTTGCACTGTTGCTGGTCACCAAATAAACCCCATAAATTGTGCGTGCCTGTGctagggtgtgtgtatgtgtgtgcaggtTTGCTCCCCATCTGCACATCGGCACACCTTGCTAAGCAAGTGgctgtttatatttttgaatagATGGGTGGTATTCACGAGGGTCTAGGCCTCCATTAACAGATTAGAGTTCTCCTTGCTGTTCACTACAGTGGTTTACAGGAGGGACCCCTGACAGCTCCTCTCTCAGTCCCTCAACCGAGAACCCCAGGGATGTGGGCAGTGGGAGGAGATTGCTGCGGCAATGGGAGGAGTCGGCGGCAGTCTTGCTGAGGCCCATAGAGGGCTCTGTAGGTAGAATTAAGGAGGAGCCCAAGTGTGGCGGGAACAGGAGCTGGTGGCGCACAGAGCTTTCCTAGGGACATCTAGGGGAAGCAGAGCTGCAGGCCCTGAGGAGGGCTGACACCCATCCTTGGGCACACCTGGCCCCGAGGAAGTTTGACACCCATCCCTGGGCACACCTGGCCAGCGTTGATCTGAGAAGCCTGTTTTCCCTTTCAGAGGAGGACGTGGAGCCTCAGAGGGGGTAAGTGACCTGCCCAGGCTCCCACAGTGAGCACATGGTAAGCTGAGGCTCAAAGCCACATCTCCCATCTCCAGGGCCCATGCCCATCCCATGAGCTCTTCAAGGCTCCCAGGAGGAGGGGGCTTAATGCTGAGGAGCAAGGAGCTCCAAGCTAACTCCAGCCTTGTCTCTCTGGAGCCCTATCTAGGGCCAGATGTGCTGATCTCGGCAGGCTGCGGCTCTAGGGAGAGTGTCAGCATGGAAAAGGATGGCCTGGAGTTGGAAGACCTGTGTTCAATCCTGGCCCCGCTCCTGGGAACCCCCAAACCATGCCCTCTCTGTCCCTAGTGCCCCTGCCTATCAGGGAGGATTATGAACTCCATGGGGGTGTTGGGAGGGGCTCTTCCTGCCAGGGTGCCAGCGTCCTCAGGGTCCCTGAGTCTCAGAGGCAGCCCTGCCAGGGCCTATGTTTTCCCCAGAGCCCCAGGGTTGCCTGAGGAAGGGATGGCCAGGCGCAAGCTGGAGAGGGCCCAGTGTCCTTACCACCTCACTCTCCGAGCCCAGGGACTCCTGGCGCCTCCGTCCGGAGATCCAGCTGAGGTTGGAGGTGTGGCTGATCATCGTGGAGCGGTGGGTGGAGCGGTAGCTGGGGTAGGGGCGACTGTGCCGGCGTGATACACCCAGCAGCACCCCCAGGCAGGGCAGGTGCTGGGCAATGGCCACCCTGCAGGGGCCGCACATCTGATTAGGGCCAGGGGATGGGCAGACCGATGCAGGGGAGGGGATGGATGCACAGGCTGGTACAGGCCTAATGTGTGGTGACTGAGAGCCTCTGGGGAAATGAGGAGGCTCAGACCCTGGGAACCATGGCAGGTGATGAGGACAGAAAGAGACGCTGGGTGGGGAGACTGACAGGCTCACAGGGCTGGTTGGGAGGGACAGAGATTCTGGGTGGTAGGCATGCAGGGAGAGCCTGGGGATGTGAGTTCCAGCCCTCAGTGGCTGGCTCAAGCCACATCTCTGGTAACGGAGACAAGGGACACTCCGGAGCAGCCTCTACTGGACGGGCTCAGGCCTGCCACTGGCCGTGGGATGGTGGTGAATGACTGACACCACCAGGCAAAAGGAAGCACTAAGGGAGAAGCGGCCTTGCCGGGTTGCTATCAGCATGCATACTGGCCCAGAGCCACCCCGGGCTCCTGCCAGGCCCTGGGAGCAGAGCTGAGCTCTCCCTGCTGTGATCTCTTCAGGATGACACTATCGGGGAAGGTGGGGCGGAGGGATGCTTAAATTCACACGGCTGTCCTGGCTGCCCTACACCCCAGGTCTGAAGGTCTCATAGTTAGGATTGGATACTGCCCAGGGAACCCTGATCTCCTCCACACTGTGCCCCCTGGGAAGCTGGGACGGGGGAGGGAGGCACACCAACTCCAGACCCCACTCAGTGTCACAGGCCACTCCCAGCTGCTGGTGGCCCCCATCCAACACACATCCAAGAGACAGGAAAGGTGGTGGCCTCTTCCCTCATCTGCAGGCCAGGCCCTTGGAGGCCAAGGTGTGGGGTTCTGGAAAAGAGCCACACCTGTACTTGGGGTGGGTGATGGCGTAAATGATGGGGTTGTGGATTGCAGAGGCCTTGGCGATGACGGCTGGCACCGAGCTCATGTAGGGTGTCAGGACGTGTGCGTACCTAGGACAGAGAAGGTGTGGTCCCCAAGCTAAGTCAGCCCCATAGGGAAGAATTGGCaatgccaggataatttttttttttttttttgctctgtcgcccaggctggagttgcagtggtgtgatctcagctcactgcaacctctgcttcctgagttcaagcaattcttctgcctcagcctccggagtagctgggactacaggtgcccgtcaccacacctggctaatttttgtatttttagtagcgacagggtttcaccattttggccaggctaatctcaaactcctgacctcaggtaatccacttgccttggcctcccagagtgctgggattacaggtgtgagccaccatgcctggcctatgccAGGAGAATTCTGATCTGAGTGAGTAGGAGGGAGCAGTGGGTGGTTGAGGGTGCGGCTCTGGAAGGAAGACGGGCCGAATTTGGGGTGGAGGTTCCCAGGTCCACTGTTCCTTGGAGCCTGTGCTGCTGGCGATACCCCACTTCCCCCCATTGACTCTGGCCCTCGGACCCTCTGCCTAGCTCTTCTCACACCCCACCCCAACTGTGATGCTGGCTCTTGCCCTGGCTATTGTAGAGAAACCCCACAGTAGGGCCCTAGGGGGACCAGGCCATTCCTCCACAAGAAGGTCTCCTATCTAAACACTTCCAGGGTTTAATAGCCCTCACTTCTCAAAAACACTTCTGAAGTTGAGCCTGCATCTGTGCTGCTGCAGATGTCACAATCCCCAGACTCTAGCCACAAAGGGCTAGAAGGGCAGCTCTCAGGGACCCATTCCTGGAGACGGGCAGCACCTCTGGTCATGTGACCACAGCccaggcagagagggaggagacCTCAAGAGGAACTGTGTGTTCCAAAGGGGGCTGGCAGGCCGCCCGCCCAAAGCTCTGTGGGGCCCAGAGCTCCTCTGCATGTGCCCTGGTGCTTCCAGGAACTAGGTGGCCCCCGACCCACCCCAGGGCTGGGTACCTTACCCAGGGAGAGAATAAGCTGTGAAGCTGGTCTTAGGGTGCGAGGATGGCTGGCTGGGGTTGGGCTGGGAAGGAGAAGCTGCCCAGGCTTCTTGCTCCTGCCTCCACCCCTTCAGCCTCTTCCCCAACCCTTTAGCCACTGCTTACCCAGCAAAGGCCACCAGGGCCACAGCGGAATAGGGAGCCCAGGAGAGCACGAAGAGGAGGATGAccagcagcatgatcttggccATCTTGCACTCGCTCTGCAGCCGCTGCCGCTGCCACAGGGACTCACCATTGCCCTTGCAGGCCCCGAAGGTCTGGAGAGCCCTAGGAAGGACGCATCGTCCAGGTCTGACCCTAGTCGGGTGGCAGTGAGCACCAGGGTCACGGCTGCTGTTGGGGAGCCTCCCTAGACTATCCTTGCGGGGCACTCGGGAGAGTGTCATTCCTTCCAGTGCAGGCAGCCCTGACTTCCAGAAAGCTTTCTGTGACATGAGGTCTCAGCCGTCCCCCACTCCCTCTTGATTCTGTGTGCCTTCTCTGCTCCCTTGGCCATGCTGAAAAGCCCGCCCCAGAAGCCCTTGTCTCCTGAGGCTCCCCTAGACACCGCTGCTCCATAAGCACGTGCTCAGCCTGCCTTCACCCACTGGGCATGCTCTGGTAGGCTGGTGCAGGTGTGAGTGGTGGGGCAGGGGCCGCCTGGCCGAGGGGCCGGTTCCCCTCCTGTAGCCCCCCTCCATGCTCGGCTCTTACCGTCCTGTCTCCCGGATGGCCCTGAAGATGAAGATGTAGCAGTAGATGATGATAAGCAGAGGGAGGAAGAACACGAAGCAGCAGAGAAGCATGGTGTAGGCACGCACGGCCGGCGTGAAGCTCATGTAGTCCCAGGAGCAGGATGTCAGCAACCCCTCGGGCACGTAGGCGCCTGGGAGCCAGGGCAGGTGCTCAGCCTTCGGGGCAGCACTGACCAGGGCTCCTTATCTGGCAGGAGCTTTGTGTGTCCCCATACACAGCCCTGGCCCTGACCTGGCCCTGTCCCGTGCAGTGAGGAAGCTGGAGGGAACTGGGATGGCCTGCAAAGCCCACTGCCTCCCATTCCTGCTAGATTTGAGCAGAAAGCTCACCATAACTTCAAGGTTGTGCTTGCCAAGGCTTCAGCCAGAGGCCTGGTCTTGCCCCAGGAGGACTACCACCTTGCTCTCCACCCTTCCACCTTCAAAGGCCTCACACCCCAGCCCCCTGCCTAGTCTGACACAGCAACAGAAGTACCTGTCACTTTGTCCCACCCAGAAAGCCTTTGTATTTTGGGATCAGTTGCTCAGGAGATCCTTTGGCCCCTGATGGGGCAGTGTCAGTTTCCCTTGCTGCCAGTCACGTCCCCTGAATGTCCATCTGACCTGAAGCTCAGGTAGCTCCTGGGCACCCCTGCCCCCGCCAGCTGGCTGACCCAAGTCCACCTACTTCCGCTTGAATGTGGCCCCTCCCAGCCCATCTGCCCCCCTTCCAGTTCCAGCAGCCCACTTACTCCAGCCAAAGAAGGGTGGCAGACTCCAGGCCAGGGCATAGAGCCAAACGCCCAGCAGGACGAATGCCGCACGCCTCTTGGACGCCACACCAATGGTGGCCAGTGGGCGTGTGATTACCAGGTAGCGGTCCAGGGCGATGGCCGTCAGGGTGATCATGGAGGAAATGCCAAAGAGAGCTCCACAGAAGGCATAGAACTCGCAGCCTGTGGGCACAG
The Pongo abelii isolate AG06213 chromosome 8, NHGRI_mPonAbe1-v2.0_pri, whole genome shotgun sequence genome window above contains:
- the LOC100451245 gene encoding melanopsin isoform X1, which codes for MNPPSGPRVPPSPTQEPSCMATPAPPSWWDSSQSSISSLGQLPSISPTAPGTWAAALVPFPTVDVPDHAHYTLGTVILLVGLTGMLGNLTVIYTFCRSRGLRTPANMFIINLAVSDFLMSFTQAPVFFTSSLYKQWLFGETGCEFYAFCGALFGISSMITLTAIALDRYLVITRPLATIGVASKRRAAFVLLGVWLYALAWSLPPFFGWSAYVPEGLLTSCSWDYMSFTPAVRAYTMLLCCFVFFLPLLIIIYCYIFIFRAIRETGRALQTFGACKGNGESLWQRQRLQSECKMAKIMLLVILLFVLSWAPYSAVALVAFAGYAHVLTPYMSSVPAVIAKASAIHNPIIYAITHPKYRVAIAQHLPCLGVLLGVSRRHSRPYPSYRSTHRSTMISHTSNLSWISGRRRQESLGSESEVGWTHMEAAAVWGAAQQANGRFLYDQGLEDLEAKAPPRPQGEEAETPGKTKGLIPSQDPRM